From the genome of Colias croceus chromosome 12, ilColCroc2.1:
ACTCAGAGAAGAAGCCTCAGAAAAGTGTATGAAGTGGGAAGACGGCAAGTTGAAATACACTCCGGCAGTGGAACAGTTGGAATTTGCTTTTGAATCTGTGCCACATAGCGAGCCTTGGTTTGAGACATTCAAGCGGCAGGATCAAGACAAGGTTGTTGCTAAGAATGTTCCTCAGTATTTTGGtaaatatgaattactaaCTATGGATTTTAAGCATGAAACAGCTATTACTATTTGTTTATCGTAATCTTGGAAATTAcatgatattattatcttattatttattttataaaagcttAGATGTATTTGTATAGTTCTCATTATTAAccttatcttttttttttgttacagcGCTTTACTCAAAGTCACCAAAGTTACCATACGAAATTGGTCAGTTACCACCTTTGAAGCCAAATTGTTGTCCATTAAGTGACCTCGTTCGCCGCGAGGAGAAACCTGGGCCTTCACGTTCATATGGGACTAGGGGAATGAAAAAGCAAAAGATTAGAAAGCGCACAGCCGCCATTCTAGCACTTGAAAGTCATCCCAGGAAATCTCCAAGAGAACATGCTTCTACGTTAGCCATTTTAGGCTCAGCTGGCCTCCTGCATCGGCGGAAAAATGTTGACGACTCTAAATCAACAGCTTCCGAAGAGACAATTAGTGATACTCACTCCAAAGTAGAACCAATACTTACAGAAACTCAAGAGGCTTCCGAGAGGTTACAACAATTCCTCTCTGAAGTGTTCGAAGACGCGTCAGATTACGATGTCTCAGAGGATTTAATGGACTGCGATGCGTCCGTTATTACCTCGAAAGCCATCCTAGATATGTCCAGTTTAGTGTCAGAGTGCGAAAACTGCGATCTTATCCGGAACGAAATAAAACAGGACACGGGCAAGACGAGAGACAGACGCGGCAAATTCAAAAAGAAGAACCGGACCGGCTGGCCGACGAAGAGGAACAAGAAGAAAGGTTCCCGAAACAGCAGCACGGAGGGGGAAAAAGTTGATGGCAGTTTGGACAGATCGTCGGCGGAACCAGATCTCGGAACGCTCAGCGAAGCAAATGAGAACCATTCAGACGGTGAAAACGATAACACTCTAACCGAAGAGACGAATTCTAAAGAAACACCCGTAGCTAATAAGAAATCGTCTGATCCTGAAGAGTTGGAGCTGGCGTGTCCCATAGACGTGGAAGAGAATAAGTCTGAGAATGTAGATAAGAATTTAATAGAGAATAAATGTAGCGAGCGGTCGTCAAAGGAGTCTGAAAAGCGGACGTCGTCAGAAGGCGAGGAGAAAGTGGATTTCAAGAAGAAGAAGCGAGCGTTGCAGGGTCTGTGTGACTGGCTGCCAGTAGTGCGCGTGGCTAGAGTGGACCCCAGCGCGGGGCGAAGGCTCCGTTCGGCGGGCAGGGCTCGCTCCAGCAAGTTCAGATAGCGCCCGGCCCCCACCAGACTTAGTGGCTAAATAAGTGACTAGGACAATTGAATTTCAGATGTTGAAGCACCGGTACAAAGTTGACAGTTTATGTGTACTCCGTACCATCTGTGTTATATAGACGCATTGGTGTCCATTTTTTTTGCTACCGTAACAAATAGATGTTGAATTTCGATGTGAATATTGTTACTTCCCGTAAAGTTGTGATATTGATTAGTATCACaagatttttatctaaatgttTTAGATTCCACTTTCCgtgtataatagatattaccaattgttatttgttaattgaatacgtctaatattaaaatgtcggCGTATTCAAAAAACCGATTTGTATTTTCAATATGAATCCACacatactaaataatatatgaagGCATAATTTGATACCACGCAATTCCTAGAATTAGTTCCGTATATGATACTGCATTCATTCTCTCGATGTCTGTCTGAAACATCTGAAATAATcctaaaaataacttattaaatacatatttattttgtacgtTTATAAACTGGAgctatattatttgaatgttaATTTAGTATGAAAGTTTCAGTATTTATATCTCGAGGCTCTGTGAAGCCGTTGTAAATATATGTGTAATATACttagaaattttattatctatttagtATAAATGTTGTGATTGTATGAAGAGTGTCTCAAGAGCGAGCTTACTCTGTACATAAATGTTTTCGTATGCTTAAAGTATGTTGCTTTtctttaaatgaaatttgtttACTGTCAGTTCATCAGTaacattgtataaataaaataattactcataaaatttgttgttatttatCCTACTCTATgtcctatataatatatgaaaagtATAGTAGTTCAATGATCAaacagattttaataattggcaCAGCTATGTAAGGTTATAACAATATACATCACAATTTTCGTATAGGAATCATgataataagtaatatgttGCAGAAATGTTAAGCTTATTCTTGCAACAGCTTGCAACTATCAATGACTACGACAGATCTAATAGGTAGAAAATACATGgtaatcgaaaaaaaaatgataggTAGTGTAGTATAGCAGATATCGGTGAAAGTCGGGGCATAagctacaaaataaattagttcGCTTCAAAATGGACTTGCTAAATACCTAACATGGAAATTAAAGGTTTttaacgcgatttattcattgttattATCCCGACGTTTCGCACACTTAGCAGCGAACGTGGTCACTAGGGATACAcaggataataaataatgaataaatcgtgttaaaatcttttatttctaaatgtataataggtactcgcgtaaaatcaaacacaagaaaatactaCCTAACATGAACTTGAACAAGGACGGCAAAAATTACatcatataggtattatttacgAGTAATAGAGCAAATTCAAAATACCTTAAACATTCTTATTACGAGGATGAAATATgaactatttgtatttatttaaataaaactgattacgagtttctgaaataaaaataatacgatTCATTTCATGGAACAGTgtcaattttatcaaaattggtttagtagtttaggACATCAAAAGTGAGCAATGGTAGAGGAGACCGAAAaatagtgctgatttacaaaCTTATtactgaataatattattttccttttaattgtcttacaaattacaatgatGATAACTcgataacaattaataaatcggttagtacctatatcattTCAACGAGACCATacctaacattaattattccaTAAAACCAAAGACCTCAAGTTTCTTTGCTTGTGCTAATGCGATACAGAACAATTACcaataaactcaaacatttatttattcaattagactacttttaagttttagtagcactttcaaatcgtcattacataggtaggtaagtatttttaaaatttaccaccgattcggaaagcagtatctatggagaagaaccggcaagaaactccatagttgctcttttaaaatcatgtcaatattacataatcagtaacttatatctaactacataatatatcataactagatttccgcccgcggcttcgcccgcgtttgcaaagggaaacccgcatagttcccgttcccgtgggatttccgggataaaaactatcctatgtgttaagcCAAGTTaacctctatatgtgtgctaaatttcattgtaatcggttcagtagtttttacgtgaaaaaaaaacaaacatccatacaaactttcgcctttatattatactagacTAGACtagactagatttccgcccgcggcttcgcccgcgtttgcaaaggaaaacccgcatagttcccgttcccgtgggatttccgggataaaaactatcctatgtgttaatccaagttaccctctatatgtgtgctaaatttcattgtaatcggttcagtagtttttacgtgaaagagtaacaaacatccatacatccatacaaactttcgcctttataatatatacataatagaatattagatatgccaaagaactgtcctgtggttcttacgcgacaaccctccatggatTTTCATCATCCATATTGCAGGTATTccaataggctctctgaattaatatatttttaacataagttttaaatttagcactaccaaactctttaatacaatgtggaattctgttgtaaaagcgtatacaaCAGAACAGCGTACtagacccataaatgaatttttaactttggctaaccggtaaaatggcatttcaattttatttctgttccttgtgccataacagtgtctatctcctattcttgtgtgtaagtcggcgtttttgtgtacatgcaaaatattattaaatataatatgtagtcaATTTCTAAGTGCGCTCTGTATAGCCACAATATAATGAACTGATGACCCATCAATAAACAGGCCGCGTATAGGTTTACTTAACCTGCGGATCGTCTACGatcaataaattgaaaattgtgctCTGGCTCACACTCTGGCTCTGTGCAGCTGTGCATAGCCGTGCATGCCGTGAGCAAATGTTTAGTGATAATTAATTGAGTCATCGGggctatttattattatgtattcgaTATTCcactaatatataattaaataacatcttatacagggtgtccaaCCAATAGTAACCattagtgggacaccctgtataataaaatacatatgtaactaggtatataaaatacgtgtggcactcgaggTCCGAGGACTGCCACTttgactgccgcggtaaagctattgcatagcatcgATGTGCCGATGCCGGTTGGACGGAATTTTTACATTCGGTCGCCGCGCTCAAAGTCAAAGTCataaaagctatgcaatagcttaaaaaaatattataattttttggttTTGGAAGCAGCAAAAACAAGCAAGTCAACAAGCAGTCTGCAgcagttgttttatttactatttaattgttGAGGTTTTGATACTGTTCTTGTGTGACTTTGTGGATCCTTCTTaagaaatctatacatttgaGAAATCTACATACATAAAGGAATTACGCATGTTTAACAAAATAGATACGTATCATCTCGTTAGGTTTAGGAAacaatctatacaaatatgtattataaagctgaagaatttgtttgtttatttgaacgcgctaatctcgggaactacgggtccgatttgaaaaattatttcggtgttagatagctcatttatcgaggaaagctattgggtatataatatatatcatcacgctacgactaacaggagtggagccacgggggtgaaaccacggggaacagctagttataatatatgtatcaGAGAATGGGGCATCAATAAAAAACCAATGATCTACTCTAACAGGCATATAATGATAAACAATTTACACTTTTTACATCCCTTGATGTCCAGCTGTTTGATGtttgttctttaaaattaaaacaaaactagATGCTAAGCTGATCGGTAGACCAATTGGAATATTACTGGTCTAATAGCTTATTCGAAAATGTCTTCCTTGTCACAAATGTATTGTACTATGTCTTTGGGTCGTAGGAGCCTCTCCGCGTCTCCGTCGGGGATTTCAAAGCCAAACTCGTCTTCCATGGCCATTATAACTTCAACATGGTCTAAGGAGTCCAGACCCAGATCTTGGATGAAGTGTGAGTCCAGGGAAagctgaaataaaataaatacattaaaattttataaagtgttttatttatcttatttatagGAATATGAAAACAATGATGACCactgatattatatttactgtttattagttattacaatgaaattgtATGTCATCTGCAGAATATTCAATTAACttagcaaaatataataattaatacatgaGTATATAACTACACTACCTAAGTACTcgctaaattaaaaactaaatttatttatattctgcTGTATTCTCAACCGATATTGATCAAATTAGCCTggagaaaaatattatatttatttgatggtCTTCTAGCTATacattgaaatatttgttCCAGCTACATACATAGATGTATATATTAGAAAAAACTTCAGTATAAAGATTCTGAAATAGCTTGCGACTACCTTTTCAGGGTTAACTTTATCATAAAGTTGCAGAACAAGGAGCACCCTACTTTTAATAAGATCGATTGTTAGCGGTGGGCCACCGCTGTAGTTTCGTACGGCCACTTTCGGCTTCTGAAACAagtgaaaaatatatgaatatgtaCCTGCACACTAGTTAGTTTGTCGTATGCCTTGATAACTTTCATCACTCGGTCCGCAATGTCCTGCTGAGTGACTTTGTGCACGGGCCCGGTTGCATATTGTCGACTTGATCTATGAACCTAAACATTGGAGCACTTCTTTACACATACGTTATGCAATACATTTGAGGTTATATTTGCTTTATAGTTACgagaaaaaacaaattatgaacttgcaaaaaaaagttttgagCCACCCGGATAAAGATTTTATCTCagttaaaaattaagaaaagatATCGCCTCAACTAGATAAAATGTCTTACCCCATTTTGTATGTGGTTGTTGTTGTAAAGATTAGCGATGGCTTTGACGGTATGGAATTTTTGTTGTAGAGCTACAGTAGATAGCCGGCATACAACCGGAGTTTTAATTGTTGTGGATTTTCGGAGTAATCCACTTACAGCACTTCGAACAATATTCACTGCAGCCATTTTTTggcttcaatatttttcactgacatgaaataaaattgagaaTGGAACCGATTTACTTTTTTCACGCAGAGATAAAGATTTTGAGTGTTAGATACTAGGTCATTCGAattatatcaaaatttaacaaaacacTTGATTTTTAATGAGAACCTATTTTACtacattaataattcaaagcgagaaaaaaaaacaatttattcgtGTTTGTTTCCTTTTTAACttaacaaatttaaacaaacaagaaaaaaattatggatCGTTTTTACGTCTagaaatacctatattaatgtcaattaattatattgatgtCAATCTGACATTGATCCTACATCGCACAGCTGTCTTATTTCTCCTGTCTAGTGTCTTGTCCTCATATTTGCCAAATTCGATTTGTTTTGTGTAGACGTATGAAATGTCCATAAGTTCAATGTTTTGaatgttttgtattatatCATTACAAAAATGGGTAATGCTGACACAAAATTGAACTTCCGAAAAGCTGTAGTTCAGCTAACATCGAAGAATCAAGTAATGGGCACTAATGATAATAGATAAACCCACTCAGATATGGATGACTGTGTTTattgattttgattatttttccaGCCTATCGACGCTTCTGATGATAATTTCTGGGATCAGTTTTGGTCGGAAAGCGTGACGAATGTCCAAGATGTGTTCGCTTTGGTTCCGGGAGCGGAGATTCGTGCCTTGCGTGAAGAATCGCCAAATAATTTGGCGACCCTGGTGTATAAAGCTGTGGAGAAAATGGTTAAAATTGTAGATAACAGCTGTCGCACGCAACGGGATCAACATACAGGTACATGctcagtattttttatataaatattacaataaacttGCAAGGAACTTGTta
Proteins encoded in this window:
- the LOC123696375 gene encoding muscle M-line assembly protein unc-89 isoform X3, whose amino-acid sequence is MPCSRDCARNRRSTRNIITCSSPCKRPCRPVYKEFDEWPQISLEPDPPKEKKEKKESPENLVAIPSNNNIGHKMTRKSRPRIKEKEIKEEKGGYCEMCNVDYPDATTHRRTPHHLAFVRNHANFLSLDSLITSGADVNTFLDKATPVNGERRSLRKLCNGDSEPKNRRSKRSQSPDAINGNISPRRNGGLDEEKKHNTRCSKKTSESTQSEDRQYYKVVGVSTKLRSSGGFTKKKELPVCNGTKPLVVKFRKVRRSELSVLSDEAEQFMFPKRASSTSSTSSDDDDAIINTKTRKKASPQLPPPAAERQRLARPVALKEESSEEDSWPEEDKRRRKRRAPPVIKRAKRGCGRPRLQPPSKPPEPEEPPPQPEPEVSPLREEASEKCMKWEDGKLKYTPAVEQLEFAFESVPHSEPWFETFKRQDQDKVVAKNVPQYFALYSKSPKLPYEIGQLPPLKPNCCPLSDLVRREEKPGPSRSYGTRGMKKQKIRKRTAAILALESHPRKSPREHASTLAILGSAGLLHRRKNVDDSKSTASEETISDTHSKVEPILTETQEASERLQQFLSEVFEDASDYDVSEDLMDCDASVITSKAILDMSSLVSECENCDLIRNEIKQDTGKTRDRRGKFKKKNRTGWPTKRNKKKGSRNSSTEGEKVDGSLDRSSAEPDLGTLSEANENHSDGENDNTLTEETNSKETPVANKKSSDPEELELACPIDVEENKSENVDKNLIENKCSERSSKESEKRTSSEGEEKVDFKKKKRALQGLCDWLPVVRVARVDPSAGRRLRSAGRARSSKFR
- the LOC123696379 gene encoding acyl carrier protein, mitochondrial isoform X1, giving the protein MAAVNIVRSAVSGLLRKSTTIKTPVVCRLSTVALQQKFHTVKAIANLYNNNHIQNGVHRSSRQYATGPVHKVTQQDIADRVMKVIKAYDKLTSVQLSLDSHFIQDLGLDSLDHVEVIMAMEDEFGFEIPDGDAERLLRPKDIVQYICDKEDIFE
- the LOC123696375 gene encoding muscle M-line assembly protein unc-89 isoform X2: MLERLRAQSPKHAQHNYVQLTVQKAISLLDKLYDTFFTQRKAQVNFFSKHFIKIEFLDKPCRPVYKEFDEWPQISLEPDPPKEKKEKKESPENLVAIPSNNNIGHKMTRKSRPRIKEKEIKEEKGGYCEMCNVDYPDATTHRRTPHHLAFVRNHANFLSLDSLITSGADVNTFLDKATPVNGERRSLRKLCNGDSEPKNRRSKRSQSPDAINGNISPRRNGGLDEEKKHNTRCSKKTSESTQSEDRQYYKVVGVSTKLRSSGGFTKKKELPVCNGTKPLVVKFRKVRRSELSVLSDEAEQFMFPKRASSTSSTSSDDDDAIINTKTRKKASPQLPPPAAERQRLARPVALKEESSEEDSWPEEDKRRRKRRAPPVIKRAKRGCGRPRLQPPSKPPEPEEPPPQPEPEVSPLREEASEKCMKWEDGKLKYTPAVEQLEFAFESVPHSEPWFETFKRQDQDKVVAKNVPQYFALYSKSPKLPYEIGQLPPLKPNCCPLSDLVRREEKPGPSRSYGTRGMKKQKIRKRTAAILALESHPRKSPREHASTLAILGSAGLLHRRKNVDDSKSTASEETISDTHSKVEPILTETQEASERLQQFLSEVFEDASDYDVSEDLMDCDASVITSKAILDMSSLVSECENCDLIRNEIKQDTGKTRDRRGKFKKKNRTGWPTKRNKKKGSRNSSTEGEKVDGSLDRSSAEPDLGTLSEANENHSDGENDNTLTEETNSKETPVANKKSSDPEELELACPIDVEENKSENVDKNLIENKCSERSSKESEKRTSSEGEEKVDFKKKKRALQGLCDWLPVVRVARVDPSAGRRLRSAGRARSSKFR
- the LOC123696379 gene encoding acyl carrier protein, mitochondrial isoform X2, producing the protein MAAVNIVRSAVSGLLRKSTTIKTPVVCRLSTVALQQKFHTVKAIANLYNNNHIQNGKPKVAVRNYSGGPPLTIDLIKSRVLLVLQLYDKVNPEKLSLDSHFIQDLGLDSLDHVEVIMAMEDEFGFEIPDGDAERLLRPKDIVQYICDKEDIFE